In a single window of the Bos taurus isolate L1 Dominette 01449 registration number 42190680 breed Hereford chromosome 23, ARS-UCD2.0, whole genome shotgun sequence genome:
- the SLC17A3 gene encoding sodium-dependent phosphate transport protein 4 isoform X1: MTELSPTAGKNSQDIQGDEKLSPRKAPSICSTRYGIAFIVHLCNFITMAQNIIINITMVAMVNSTNHQPSFNDSTEGLPVDSFGDPNNSPKSLPARAPVYDWNPQIQGIIFSAINYGMILTLAPSGYLAGRVGTKRVVGAALLGSSLLVLFIPLAADFGLVFLIATRILQGMSLGLGYGGQFAIWERWSPPHERSRLCGVSISGILLGTCIAILLGGIISQTLGWPFVFYIFGGFGCICFLLWCVLVYDDPVTHPWINITEKEYIISSLAQQVSSTKQPLPIKAMVRSLPIWSMCVCCFSHQWLINIIIIYAPTYISSVFNIDIRNSGFLSALPFIIAWVICLLGSYLADFLLTKNFRLVTVRKIATVLGNLPSSTFLLVLPYVASNYIIAVSLLTLSCGLGLLCQPGVYINALDIAPRHSSFLMGASRAFAQISAVLAPTVSGFLLSQDPEFGWRNVFSLSFVINTLGLIFYLIFGKADVQDWAKERKLTHL, translated from the exons ATGACAGAATTGAGTCCCACAGCAGGGAAGAACTCTCAAGATATACAAGGGGATGAGAAGCTCAGTCCTAGGAAAG CTCCTAGCATTTGTTCCACTCGCTATGGAATAGCCTTCATCGTACATCTCTGCAACTTCATAACAATGGCAcaaaatattatcattaataTCACCATGGTAGCCATGGTCAACAGCACAAACCATCAGCCCTCATTTAATGACTCCACTGAGGGGTTGCCTGTTGATTCCTTTGGTGATCCAAATAATTCCccaaagagtcttcctgcaaGG GCCCCTGTGTATGATTGGAACCCTCAAATCCAAGGCATCATCTTTAGTGCTATCAACTATGGCATGATTCTGACACTGGCTCCCAGTGGATACCTGGCTGGAAGAGTAGGAACAAAGCGAGTGGTTGGTGCTGCTCTGCTTGGATCCTCACTTCTTGTTCTTTTCATCCCTCTGGCAGCTGACTTTGGACTAGTTTTCCTCATTGCAACTCGAATACTTCAGGGCATGAGCCTG gGGTTAGGATACGGGGGTCAGTTTGCAATCTGGGAAAGATGGAGTCCTCCACATGAACGAAGTCGACTCTGTGGCGTTTCCATATCAG GAATTCTGCTGGGTACCTGCATCGCCATCCTGCTGGGTGGCATCATCAGTCAAACCCTCGGGTGGCCTTTTGTCTTCTATATATTTG GAGGTTTTGGCTGTATCTGCTTTCTTCTCTGGTGTGTTTTGGTTTATGATGACCCTGTCACTCATCCATGGATAAACATTACAGAGAAAGAATATATCATATCCTCCTTGGCCCAACAG GTCAGCTCTACTAAGCAGCCTCTTCCCATCAAAGCTATGGTCAGATCTCTACCCATCTGGTCCATGTGTGTTTGCTGTTTCAGCCATCAGTGgttaattaatataataattatatatgcaCCAACTTACATTAGCTCTGTGTTCAACATTGATATTAGAAAT AGTGGTTTCCTGTCTGCCCTTCCTTTCATTATTGCCTGGGTCATTTGCCTCCTGGGAAGTTACCTGGCAGATTTCCTTCTGACCAAGAATTTTAGGCTTGTTACAGTGAGGAAAATTGCCACAGTTCTAG GAAATCTCCCCTCCTCAACATTCCTTTTGGTTCTGCCATACGTTGCCTCCAACTATATCATAGCAGTGAGCCTTCTGACGCTGTCCTGTGGACTAGGCCTGTTATGTCAGCCAGGGGTCTATATCAATGCCTTAGATATTGCTCCAAG GCATTCGAGTTTTCTCATGGGAGCTTCAAGGGCGTTTGCACAGATATCTGCTGTCCTGGCTCCCACTGTCAGTGGATTTCTTCTCAGTCAG GACCCTGAATTTGGGTGGAGGAATGTCTTTTCCTTGTCATTTGTCATTAACACATTAGGACTGATCTTCTATCTTATCTTTGGAAAAGCAGATGTCCAAGACTGggctaaagaaagaaaacttactCATTTATGA